The DNA region GACTTCGCCCGCCACCTCGGCCACGGCCGGCCGGTGCCCCGGCCGCTGGTCGCCGACGACCGGGACGGCACCGTCGTCCACCTCACCTCGCTGACCAAGCCCGCCTCGCCCAGCCTGCGGATCGGCGCGCTGATCGCCCGCGGCCCGGTGATGCGGCGGCTGCTCGGGATGCGGCGGGTGGACGACTTCTTCATCGCCCGCCCGCTCCAGGAGGCCGCGGTCGAACTGCTCAGCACCCCGGCCTGGGACCGGCACCTGCGCGCCCTGTCCGCCGCCCTGCATCAGCGCTGCGCCGTCCTGGCCGACGCCCTGGCGCGGGAGGTGCCGGACTGGACGCTGCACCGGGTGCCGGAGGGCGGCCTGCACCTGTGGGTCAGGCTGCCGGCCGGGTGCACCGAGGAGGCCGTCGCGGAGGCGGCCCGGGCACACCGGGTGGCCGTCAACCTCGGCCACCACCACTTCCCGGCCGAGCCGCCGGCTGCCCACCTGCGGCTCGGCTTCGCCGCCGCGGCCGAACCCGCCGAACTCGTCGAGGCGGCGGCCCGCCTGGGCGCCGTGGCCGCTCGGGCGTGACGGCGGGACGGCGCAGCAGCGCGGCGGCCCGGCGGCTCGCGGCTCAGGCGTAGATCGCGATCCGGGACTCCACCGTCCCCTGGGCGGGCGAGTGGAGCACGGTGAGCCGGTACCGCTCGGTGAGCGTGTGGTGGCTGTGCAGGACGATCTTCGCCGGGATCAGGCTGGTGTAGAGCGTGCCCGTCTGGCTGCCGAGCGGCAGGGCGTGCCAGCGGCCGTCGCGCCCCAGCTGTTCGAGCCGGATGTCCGACGGGCTGAGGAACGGGCCGTTCTGCGGCGACTCGACCAGGATCTGCGGGGCGACGGTCTGGTCCGTCGGGTTGTCGTTGCGGTAGCTGAAGGTGATCCGGTGCGGCGCCCGGTCGGTCGGCAGCGCGGTGTCGGGCAGGTCCACGAAGCGGACCGGTGCCGCGGCGGCCGCCGATGCGGTCGGGGGTTCGGAGGCCGCCTGCGCGGGCGGCGTCAGTGCCGCGGTCGGCAGCAGGGCGGCGAGGGCGGCGACGGTCAGCACCAGAGCCCGACGGGGGATCGTCCTGGTCGGCATGGCGCCTCCTTCGGTCGATGAAGCGGCGGCAGGGGAGCGGCCGCCTGCCGGACGGTGCCCGCGGTGTCACGGACGGTGGCCGCCCGAGCGGTCCGTTCCCCTCCACCCTGCACGCGCCCGGCGGATGGCGCATCCGCCGGGCACGGAACCGCTGCTCGACCGCGAGTGGTCGCACCGTCCCTCGGCCTCGTCCCGCGCGGCCCGCACGGCCGCGTGCCGCCGCGCCGGCGGACGGAGGAACCGGTTCGCCGATCCGCACCACGGTCAGACGCCAAGTGCTGTCGGAGCAGGTCGGCCGGCCCTGCAGGGTGTCCGCACCAGCCCGAGGACGAGTGATGCCCGAAACCGCCACCAAGGTGATGCCGGACGAGGGGATCCGTTTCACTGCTCACCCCCGCCAACGCCGCCCTGGCCCTCATCGACTACCAGCCCCAACCGGTCTTCCACATCCAGTCGATGGACCGCCAACTGCTGGTCGGCAACGTCGTCGCGCTGGCCAGAACGGCGCGGCTGTTCCGGCTTCCCACCGTCCTGACGACCGTCGTGGCCCGTGACTTCGCCGGCCCCCTCCTCCCACAGCTGGCCGAGGTCTTCCCCGAGCAGGAACCGATCGACCGGACCAACCTCAACGCCTGGCAGGTGGACGCCTTCCGTTCCGCCGTCGAGGCCACCGGCCGCAGCAAGCTGCTGATGGCCGGAATCTGGACCGAGGTCTGCCTGATGACGCCCGCCCTCTCGGCCCTGGAGGCCGGATACGAGGTGTACTTCGTCGTCGACGCGGTCGGTGGGGTCAGCGCCGAGGCGCACACGGCGGCCGTTCACCGGCTGGTCCGGGCAGGCGCCGTCCCGGTCACCTGGATCGCCGTGCTACAGGAACTGCAGCGCGACTGGAGCCGCACCGACACGGTCGACGGCGCGTACGAGATCGCCCGCGCGTACGGCGGCTCCTGGGGGCAGGGGATCGTCTACCGGCAGGACCCGTCGCTCACCTGACATGGTCAGCTCAGCGGACGGCAGAGCAGCGCGTCGGGGACGCCGTACTGGAGCCAGCGCCAGGTGTCGGCCACGCCGGCGACGTACTCGTCGTCGGCGCACTGGCCCTTGTAGGTGCCGGGCGCCCAGTCGCTCGCGGCGGAGCCGCCGGTGGCGGGCCGGTTGTCGCCGTGGTCGAACCAGAGCGTGCGGCCGGTGGTGGGCAGGGCGGTGGCGGACGGGGCGCAGAGCAGCGCGGACATCGCGTTGCCGTGCACGCTGTAGCCCACGGCGAAGGTGTCGTCGGGGCACTGGAGCTTGTCGTAGCCGGACGCCCAGTCGCCCCCGGTGACGTAGCGCTGGTCGGTGACGGTCACCCAGTCGCCGGCGCCGACGGCGGGCTGGCCGGCGTCGGTGCACAGGCCGCGGCTGCTGCTGCGGCCGAGGCCGGCCAGGCGCTGGCCGTCCGGGCAGTCGCCCTTGCGGTTGCCGTAGCTCCAGTCGGGCCGGGCCAGCATGCGGCTGGAGACGTTCTGGTCCCCGTGGTCGAGGTCGAGCATGTTCCAGCGGGTGACCGGTGCGACCGGTCCGGTGTACGAGGGGGCGTTGACCAGCTTGTTCCAGTCGGCGGCGCGCCAGTCGCCGGGGTCGTTCAGACCGAGTTGCCGGCCGGAGGTGTCGTAGGAGAGCAGCGCCCAGTTGTCGTTCGGGACGCCGTCGTGCTGCCAGCCGACCAGCGGCCAGACGGCGAAGTCGGTGTCGTTGGCGGCCAGGACGTCGGTGAAGCGGTCGAACCAGGCCTGCTCCTTGGCGTCCGTGGAGCCGCGCCCGGCGGCGCCGAACTCGCTGACCCAGACCGGAGCGGTGAAGTGCTGGCCGGTCTGGGTGACGAACAGGGCCTCCTGGTTCACCACTTGGGCGAGCTGGTCGGGGGTGAAGTCCTCGTAGCGCGGGTCGCTGGTGGAGCCGGGGCCGCTGCCCGCGCCGGTGTTGGCCGGGCCGGTGTAGGCGTAGAAGTGGGCGGCGTAGACCAGCTTGTCGGACCGGATCAGGGTGTTGGACAGGGTGGCCACCGGGGTGAGCATCGGCCGGCCGTGGGAGAACCCGGCGGCGGGGATGCCGTACCAGTTGATGCCCTCCATGATGACCAGCAGGTCGGGGTCGGCCTGGAGGATCCGGTTGCCGGCCTCCTCGAAGGCGGCGTACTCGTCGTGGCCGTCGCCCATCCCCCAGTTGGGGTCGTCCCAGACGTCCCGGCGGACCTCGTTGCGCAGGTCCGCGCCGACGACCCGCTTGTCCGCCCGGTAGCGGTTCGCCATGAACACCCAGTCGTCCTCCCACTGCCGGGTGCTCTGGCCGCTGTTCCACCGCTCGTTGCCGTCCAGGCCGCAGCAGAAGCGGTAGCTGGTGGTGTGGTTGTTGAGGATGACCGCGAACCCGTCGGCGGTCAGCGCGGCCACGACGGCGTCGTAGACCTGCAGCGGGGTCCTGCCCCTGAGCTGCGGATTGGCGGCGACGGCGGCGTCCGGGACGGTACTGGTGTCGTGGATCAGCGCGTTGGCGAACGGCAGCCGGACGGCGTTCAGGCCCAGGCCGTGGAAGCCCGCCAGGATCTGGCCGATCGGTGCCCGGTCCAGGCCGAGCGGGATGTTGTACGAGACCTGGCCGGCCTGGTTGTCCGCCGGATCGGTGGTCGAGCCGCTGCCCTCCCAGGTGCCCTGCGCACCAGCCCAGTTGCCGGCCTTGAGCTTGAACCGGTCGCCGTTCGCGTCGACCACGTACCGGCCCCGGGTGCTCAGCGGGCCGGCCCAGGAGGCGGCGAGCTGGGGGCCGGTCAGCACGGGCCCGGCGGTCGGTGCGGGCGCGGCGGTGGGTGCGGCTGGTGCGGGTGAGGCGGTGCCGATGAGGGCGGCCAGCAGGGCCGCCACCGCGAGCACGGCTCGACGAGCCGGGCGGATGGGTATCACGGGTCTCTCCAGGACGGGGGTGGCAGGGGCAGGGCTTGTCGACGGTACGTCAAAACCACTGTTCAGGACGAGACCGTCGACCGGGACCCTTATGACCCGCCGAGACGGTCAGATGACCGTGGTGAGGAAGCCGGCCGTGCGCAGCGCGGAGAGGATCGCCTCGACGGCGGAGGTCTCGTGGGTGCGGCCGGTGGTGCGGTGAGCGGCGAGCAGGGCGGCCCGGGGGTGGGCCGGGTGGGCGGGGTGGATCCGCAGGCCGATGCTGTTCGATCAGCCGCAGGGCCGTGCCGGTGATCAACTCCCGGGAGAGCGCGACGCGTTGCTTGGTGGGTCTGCGGCGGCGCCGGCGGGGCTCGGGCACTGCGCGTTCGCTCATGCCGCGCAGGCTGTGTCGACGCCGTTGACGGACGACAGGGGTCGGCCGGCGGATTTCCGGGCGCGGCGGTCCGGATCGTCCTCCGCTCGCGGACGAAGCTTGCTCCCGGGGCTGGTGGGTTGGAATGAATCGCGGACGGTTCTGTGCGAGCTGTGTCGAAATTCCACGACCTTCGT from Kitasatospora cathayae includes:
- a CDS encoding hydrolase, giving the protein MLTPANAALALIDYQPQPVFHIQSMDRQLLVGNVVALARTARLFRLPTVLTTVVARDFAGPLLPQLAEVFPEQEPIDRTNLNAWQVDAFRSAVEATGRSKLLMAGIWTEVCLMTPALSALEAGYEVYFVVDAVGGVSAEAHTAAVHRLVRAGAVPVTWIAVLQELQRDWSRTDTVDGAYEIARAYGGSWGQGIVYRQDPSLT
- a CDS encoding glycoside hydrolase family 5 protein encodes the protein MPIRPARRAVLAVAALLAALIGTASPAPAAPTAAPAPTAGPVLTGPQLAASWAGPLSTRGRYVVDANGDRFKLKAGNWAGAQGTWEGSGSTTDPADNQAGQVSYNIPLGLDRAPIGQILAGFHGLGLNAVRLPFANALIHDTSTVPDAAVAANPQLRGRTPLQVYDAVVAALTADGFAVILNNHTTSYRFCCGLDGNERWNSGQSTRQWEDDWVFMANRYRADKRVVGADLRNEVRRDVWDDPNWGMGDGHDEYAAFEEAGNRILQADPDLLVIMEGINWYGIPAAGFSHGRPMLTPVATLSNTLIRSDKLVYAAHFYAYTGPANTGAGSGPGSTSDPRYEDFTPDQLAQVVNQEALFVTQTGQHFTAPVWVSEFGAAGRGSTDAKEQAWFDRFTDVLAANDTDFAVWPLVGWQHDGVPNDNWALLSYDTSGRQLGLNDPGDWRAADWNKLVNAPSYTGPVAPVTRWNMLDLDHGDQNVSSRMLARPDWSYGNRKGDCPDGQRLAGLGRSSSRGLCTDAGQPAVGAGDWVTVTDQRYVTGGDWASGYDKLQCPDDTFAVGYSVHGNAMSALLCAPSATALPTTGRTLWFDHGDNRPATGGSAASDWAPGTYKGQCADDEYVAGVADTWRWLQYGVPDALLCRPLS